A stretch of Ipomoea triloba cultivar NCNSP0323 chromosome 11, ASM357664v1 DNA encodes these proteins:
- the LOC115997556 gene encoding GEM-like protein 4: protein MKQNQIKSRFGESPVPINYWAVLLNQSSKKLALPHSATQCHLSSSSKLRNGAVRLRPKIIDTLKGKLILGAKLLQAGGVEKVFNKKFVAKEGEKLLKASQCYLSTTYGPMPGLLFVSTHKLAFLSERSIKIPSSTGKSTRMHYKVSIPITKIKSANESENLENPSEKYIRVVTEDHFKFWFMWFLHHQRTLKYLQNAISQSKYL, encoded by the coding sequence ATGAAGCAAAATCAGATCAAATCAAGATTTGGGGAGAGCCCAGTTCCTATAAACTACTGGGCAGTTTTATTGAATCAGAGCTCAAAAAAACTGGCACTTCCTCATTCTGCCACCCAATGCCATCTGTCTTCCAGTTCAAAACTAAGAAATGGTGCTGTGAGATTAAGGCCAAAGATAATAGACACTTTGAAGGGGAAGCTGATCCTTGGGGCAAAACTTCTCCAAGCAGGTGGCGTCGAAAAGGTGTTCAACAAGAAATTCGTTGCTAAAGAAGGGGAAAAGCTGTTGAAAGCATCTCAATGTTATTTATCAACAACATATGGTCCAATGCCTGGCCTACTCTTTGTTTCTACTCACAAACTTGCCTTCCTTAGTGAGAGATCAATCAAAATCCCTTCTTCAACTGGAAAGTCCACGAGAATGCATTATAAGGTATCAATCccaattacaaaaattaaaagcgCAAATGAAAGTGAGAATTTGGAGAATCCATCAGAGAAGTACATACGAGTAGTCACAGAAGATCATTTTAAGTTCTGGTTTATGTGGTTCCTACATCACCAAAGAACCTTGAAATATCTCCAGAATGCAATTTCTCAATCTAAGTATCTTTAG